The following coding sequences lie in one Bacteroides helcogenes P 36-108 genomic window:
- a CDS encoding hybrid sensor histidine kinase/response regulator transcription factor, producing MKRLRLPILLVWMICFSAASQNYMFKHLEVKDGLSNNQINAIYKDADGFMWFGTASGLNRYDGYGFKTYRSRKDDASTLPDNYIEEIQEDASGNLWIRTGAGYAVYNSVSDTFDRDVEAWMWNVGISGTPSMLYIDAEKVCWISVAGKGIYRHKAGAKAADEVRMSPELRSKALITDMTECEEGILIAYGDGTLVCLDKEKPGVKWVNSDIPAQLGKDANNTFDLFADRDGQVWVYSVAGVWVYHLAGKTWKLRSPRNDAYNTVRALAQDKYGCVWVGHDQDGIDVIDRNQKHTRLANDPNNERTLSNNTITVLYEDADGTMWVGTYKKGISYYNESAFKFGIADIGDINCVEDGGNDIVWLGTNGGGLVRWNTVTGDRKVFSHSATSNSLSSDVVVSLLLGSDGRLWAGTFWGGLNCYDGNRFTHYRDEKEGAAPSAYDNVWALAEDVDKNIWMGTLGGGLRCLNPRTGRFTTYSTKNSGLVSDYISSLVIGRDNRLIIGTSVGVAFMDLGTGKIVNFTGTRSGKARFSNQHICQVYEDSRGLLWVATREGLNVYDSGRDELYEVPLKSDFSKMFILGIAEDDRKNIWVSTGGEMINVVLSVEEETGKFSFGCRAYGDKDGLQRCDFNQRSLKRLHTGEIVVGGLYGLNRFRPDNIKYNRSLPKVMFTGFQLFNEDVKVGEEYAGRVILQKALNRVREVVLNYKQNMFTVLFASDNYVLPQKTRYLYKLEGFNEDWLTSTGDMHRVTYTNLAPGTYFLKVKAANSDGYAGKEEACLKIVILPPFWMTPWAYACYIFLLIGGLLLALYAVQRRERNKFKIRQMEQDTLKMEEINQMKFRFFTNVSHELRTPLTLIISPLESMIKETAEEKMLDRLKMMHRNALRLLNLVNQLLDFRKNEMAGLHLTLSEGDVVAYVQNICNSFLMLSEKKNIHLTFFSAVESLNMAFDEDKVGKIVMNLLSNAFKFTPEGGRVDVSLELLRGADETLEIKVSDTGIGIKEEDKGRIFERFFQIEHKATNRLSTGSGIGLSLVRDFVTLHGGAVRVFDNAGSGSVFVVDIPVKHSEVRVATPLSEEAVEEDVAALAPPEGGTAGGGALSGDRKKPLVLVVDDNGDFIDFMKDSLSLYFSVQSAPDGAEAWKVIPELMPDLIVSDLMMPEMDGNELCRRVRADKRTANIPFVLLTAKQSVENKVEGLTIGADDYVTKPFNVEVLILRMRKLIDLSGRSKLRTRIDPEPSEIAITSLDEKLIGNAIKYVEENIARSDLSVEELSHELGMSRVHLYKKLLQITGKTPIEFIRVIRLKRAAQLLRESQQNVSEIAYQLGFNNPKYFSKYFKDEFGVLPSVYQEREGNNKRYL from the coding sequence ATGAAAAGACTGCGACTACCCATCTTATTGGTCTGGATGATCTGTTTTTCGGCGGCTTCACAAAACTATATGTTCAAACATCTGGAGGTGAAAGACGGACTCTCCAATAACCAGATCAATGCTATCTATAAAGATGCGGACGGATTCATGTGGTTTGGCACGGCTTCCGGACTGAACCGTTATGACGGTTATGGCTTTAAGACATACCGCAGCCGGAAGGATGATGCAAGTACCTTGCCCGATAATTATATAGAAGAAATACAGGAAGACGCTTCCGGCAACTTGTGGATACGCACGGGGGCAGGATATGCTGTCTATAATTCTGTATCCGATACTTTTGACCGGGATGTCGAGGCGTGGATGTGGAATGTAGGGATCAGCGGGACGCCTTCCATGCTGTATATTGACGCGGAGAAGGTATGCTGGATTTCTGTTGCGGGCAAAGGCATTTACCGCCATAAGGCAGGAGCGAAGGCTGCCGATGAGGTGCGCATGTCACCGGAATTGCGTTCCAAAGCTCTCATTACTGATATGACGGAGTGTGAGGAGGGGATTCTCATTGCATACGGTGACGGTACGCTGGTGTGTCTGGACAAGGAGAAACCGGGCGTGAAGTGGGTGAACTCGGATATTCCTGCCCAACTTGGAAAGGATGCGAACAATACGTTTGACTTGTTTGCCGATCGCGACGGGCAGGTGTGGGTGTATAGCGTGGCAGGCGTATGGGTCTATCATCTTGCCGGGAAAACGTGGAAGCTGCGTTCTCCCAGGAACGATGCTTATAATACGGTGAGGGCTCTGGCACAGGACAAATATGGCTGTGTATGGGTGGGGCACGACCAGGATGGCATTGATGTGATAGACCGGAATCAGAAACATACCCGTCTGGCAAATGATCCCAATAATGAGCGTACCTTATCCAACAATACGATAACCGTGCTTTATGAGGACGCCGACGGAACCATGTGGGTGGGTACTTATAAAAAAGGAATTTCCTATTATAACGAGAGTGCTTTTAAGTTTGGCATAGCCGATATAGGAGACATCAACTGCGTGGAAGACGGCGGAAATGACATTGTGTGGCTGGGTACAAATGGTGGCGGTTTGGTACGTTGGAATACGGTGACCGGTGACCGGAAAGTTTTCTCGCATTCGGCAACATCCAATTCTCTGTCGAGTGACGTGGTTGTCTCACTTTTGCTGGGCAGTGACGGGAGGCTTTGGGCGGGAACCTTCTGGGGTGGCCTGAACTGCTATGACGGGAACCGCTTTACGCATTATCGCGACGAAAAAGAAGGGGCGGCCCCTTCTGCCTATGACAATGTCTGGGCGCTGGCCGAAGATGTGGATAAGAATATCTGGATGGGCACATTGGGAGGAGGATTGCGCTGTCTGAATCCCCGGACGGGGCGCTTTACCACTTATTCTACCAAGAACTCCGGTCTGGTTTCGGACTATATTTCTTCGCTGGTGATAGGGCGGGATAACAGGTTGATTATCGGAACTTCGGTCGGTGTAGCCTTTATGGATCTGGGCACGGGAAAGATTGTCAATTTCACGGGAACCCGTTCGGGGAAAGCCCGCTTTTCCAATCAGCATATATGTCAGGTTTATGAAGACAGCCGGGGGCTGCTTTGGGTAGCAACCCGTGAAGGGCTGAATGTTTACGATTCCGGGCGGGACGAACTTTATGAAGTACCTCTGAAGTCCGACTTCTCCAAAATGTTTATATTGGGCATTGCCGAAGATGACAGGAAAAACATTTGGGTGAGTACGGGTGGTGAGATGATAAATGTCGTTTTGTCTGTGGAGGAGGAAACCGGAAAATTCTCGTTCGGTTGCCGTGCTTATGGCGATAAGGACGGTTTGCAGAGATGTGACTTCAATCAGCGTTCGCTCAAGCGTCTGCATACGGGAGAGATTGTTGTGGGAGGTTTGTACGGGCTGAACCGTTTCCGTCCGGATAACATAAAATATAACCGTAGTTTGCCTAAAGTGATGTTCACCGGTTTCCAGTTGTTTAATGAAGACGTAAAGGTAGGTGAGGAGTATGCCGGGCGCGTGATATTGCAGAAAGCATTGAATCGCGTCCGGGAGGTGGTGCTGAACTATAAACAGAACATGTTTACAGTGCTGTTTGCCTCCGATAATTATGTGTTGCCGCAGAAGACCCGGTATCTTTACAAGTTGGAGGGGTTCAACGAAGACTGGCTGACGAGTACGGGCGACATGCACCGCGTTACTTATACCAATCTGGCGCCGGGCACTTACTTCCTGAAAGTGAAAGCTGCCAACAGCGACGGATATGCCGGAAAGGAGGAAGCCTGCCTGAAGATTGTCATTCTTCCGCCTTTCTGGATGACTCCCTGGGCCTATGCTTGCTACATCTTCTTGCTGATCGGTGGTCTGCTTCTGGCTCTTTATGCCGTGCAACGTCGTGAACGGAACAAATTCAAGATACGGCAGATGGAGCAGGATACCTTGAAAATGGAGGAAATCAACCAGATGAAATTCCGTTTCTTCACAAATGTCAGCCATGAACTGCGCACGCCGCTTACGCTGATTATCTCGCCTCTGGAAAGCATGATAAAGGAAACGGCGGAAGAAAAAATGCTGGACAGGCTGAAAATGATGCACCGCAATGCACTGCGCCTGCTGAATCTCGTGAACCAACTGCTTGATTTCCGCAAGAACGAGATGGCGGGGCTTCACCTCACGCTTTCCGAGGGAGATGTAGTGGCATACGTGCAAAACATCTGCAACTCTTTTCTTATGCTTTCTGAAAAGAAGAACATACACCTTACTTTCTTTTCGGCGGTAGAGTCGCTTAACATGGCGTTTGATGAAGACAAGGTGGGAAAGATTGTGATGAACCTATTGTCCAACGCCTTCAAGTTCACGCCGGAGGGGGGACGTGTAGATGTTTCGCTGGAGCTGCTGAGAGGTGCTGACGAGACATTGGAAATCAAGGTTTCCGATACGGGAATCGGCATAAAAGAAGAAGATAAGGGACGCATTTTCGAGCGTTTCTTTCAGATAGAGCATAAAGCTACGAACAGACTGTCCACCGGAAGCGGCATAGGATTGAGTCTGGTGCGCGATTTTGTTACGCTTCATGGCGGTGCGGTGCGTGTGTTTGATAATGCAGGTTCGGGCAGCGTGTTTGTTGTGGACATTCCCGTAAAGCACTCGGAGGTGCGCGTTGCCACACCTCTGTCTGAAGAGGCTGTGGAAGAAGATGTTGCGGCTCTTGCTCCCCCCGAAGGTGGCACTGCGGGAGGTGGTGCGTTGTCCGGGGATAGAAAGAAACCTCTGGTTTTGGTTGTGGATGACAACGGAGACTTTATAGATTTCATGAAAGACAGCTTGAGCTTGTATTTCTCTGTACAGTCGGCTCCAGATGGTGCGGAAGCCTGGAAGGTAATTCCTGAACTGATGCCGGATTTGATAGTCAGCGACCTGATGATGCCGGAGATGGATGGCAATGAACTGTGCCGGAGGGTGAGGGCGGACAAGCGTACCGCAAACATCCCTTTTGTGCTGCTTACCGCCAAACAATCCGTAGAAAATAAAGTGGAAGGCCTGACTATCGGGGCGGACGATTATGTGACGAAGCCTTTCAATGTGGAAGTGTTGATATTGCGTATGCGCAAACTCATCGATTTGAGTGGCAGGAGCAAGCTACGCACGCGCATAGACCCTGAGCCGAGTGAGATTGCCATTACGTCATTGGATGAGAAGCTGATAGGAAATGCCATCAAGTATGTGGAAGAAAACATAGCCCGCAGTGACTTGTCCGTAGAGGAGTTGAGCCATGAACTGGGGATGAGCAGGGTGCACCTGTACAAGAAGCTGTTGCAGATTACGGGTAAGACTCCCATCGAGTTTATTCGTGTCATCCGCCTGAAGCGCGCCGCCCAACTGTTGCGCGAAAGCCAGCAGAATGTGTCGGAGATAGCGTATCAGTTGGGCTTCAACAATCCCAAGTACTTCAGTAAATATTTCAAGGACGAATTCGGCGTTTTGCCTTCTGTCTATCAGGAAAGGGAAGGAAATAACAAAAGATACCTATAA
- a CDS encoding BMP family ABC transporter substrate-binding protein — MRIFRCQSIIAVIGLGLMLVSCSHDADEFPANNLPCLTLITSTGGMGDNGYNDLIFDGIMEFATKNEVTLSIISPKDKLEAQTAVSDWCDENTDSKQSLLVLASSEYESLLDGNFSELKASKSILLFESERKDLPGNVFTFNIRRYGASFLCGRMAAECPQAFVLAACPSDATLQPAIDGFLQGYAKEEGRTADVSYLADDAIGFNSPEKAYLLTKELPWNAFVFPLAGGSNSGVYKYVRENMFSGMLIAGMDVDCSAYSTRTPFSLTLKIDRMLNTFLNDWLAGNTKEQHWEGGLAEGFADVTVNAAFFDKCLSWEDYYDSQDYWQKAYDTSYQEALEAERRYYEK, encoded by the coding sequence ATGAGAATATTCCGCTGCCAAAGCATAATTGCCGTAATCGGTCTGGGGCTGATGCTCGTATCTTGTTCGCACGATGCCGATGAATTTCCGGCAAACAATTTGCCGTGTCTCACCCTTATTACTTCAACCGGTGGCATGGGTGACAATGGCTATAACGATTTGATTTTCGACGGCATTATGGAGTTTGCCACCAAGAATGAAGTGACGCTCTCCATCATCTCTCCCAAAGACAAGCTGGAGGCACAAACGGCAGTAAGCGATTGGTGCGACGAAAATACTGATAGCAAACAGTCGTTGCTCGTACTGGCTTCCAGCGAATACGAGTCACTTTTAGACGGTAACTTTTCCGAGTTGAAAGCATCGAAAAGCATTCTGCTCTTTGAAAGCGAAAGAAAGGACTTGCCGGGAAACGTGTTCACTTTCAACATCCGGCGTTACGGAGCTTCTTTCCTCTGTGGCAGAATGGCGGCGGAATGTCCGCAGGCGTTCGTGCTTGCCGCCTGCCCCAGTGATGCCACGCTGCAACCTGCCATCGACGGTTTTCTACAAGGCTATGCGAAGGAGGAGGGGCGAACCGCCGATGTGAGTTATTTGGCAGACGATGCCATCGGTTTCAATAGTCCTGAAAAGGCATATTTGCTGACCAAGGAATTGCCGTGGAATGCGTTTGTTTTTCCACTTGCCGGAGGATCGAACAGTGGTGTGTATAAGTATGTAAGAGAGAATATGTTTTCGGGGATGCTGATTGCCGGGATGGATGTGGATTGTTCCGCATATTCTACCCGTACCCCGTTCTCTTTGACGTTGAAGATAGACCGGATGCTTAACACGTTCTTGAACGACTGGCTTGCCGGAAACACAAAAGAGCAGCATTGGGAAGGAGGTTTGGCAGAAGGATTTGCTGATGTAACCGTCAATGCCGCTTTCTTCGACAAATGTCTCTCTTGGGAAGATTATTACGACAGTCAGGATTATTGGCAGAAAGCTTACGATACCTCTTATCAAGAGGCTTTGGAGGCAGAAAGGAGGTATTATGAGAAATAA
- a CDS encoding BACON domain-containing protein → MKIEYAVFTLIGVLSLIACNSENESHVTLETSPTMNLSAACHTDTLRFKADESWQAECDAEWITLSSTEGCGDGILPIYIQQNDDDVSREGVIVIRNSHSKVSVTINQSDNDNNGSPIINLAKDCGLGWGYDLNEDYADIAGIRGQIFDAAALKNDYGSEAIRIDAHASTNMCFEKAQSSTQLQSEIGGKVSGEVDIKVAKAKVSVEYNKQINEQKDRLYVWCRDARIVKLSYFGNDVSLTDRDVLKWCTTSSFRKSVKNDKVEDIVRKFGTHVVTSSYLGGKLDYYFTVSQDIKTEIEKVVTTINVKILFFKSSSTTVDEKTWTEIKKDFQGNFVVTGGGDTGTILNRQMKEYASKGEPLTDPTLFEKWYSCFESPQTANDTDLAMVDFTVIPLWNIVSRMDANKGEKLKDYIVKVYLK, encoded by the coding sequence ATGAAAATTGAGTACGCGGTTTTCACATTAATAGGTGTATTGTCACTGATAGCATGCAATTCAGAAAACGAAAGCCATGTAACATTAGAAACATCGCCAACGATGAATTTGAGTGCAGCGTGCCACACTGACACGCTGCGCTTCAAAGCGGATGAATCGTGGCAAGCCGAGTGTGATGCAGAATGGATTACACTATCCTCTACCGAAGGTTGCGGTGATGGTATTTTGCCCATCTATATTCAACAGAATGACGATGACGTTTCACGGGAGGGGGTAATCGTGATAAGAAATAGTCACAGTAAAGTATCTGTAACCATCAATCAAAGCGATAATGACAACAATGGTAGTCCAATCATAAACCTGGCTAAAGATTGCGGCTTGGGTTGGGGGTATGACTTGAACGAAGATTATGCCGATATAGCAGGAATAAGAGGGCAGATATTCGATGCAGCAGCATTGAAGAATGATTATGGAAGCGAAGCCATTCGGATAGATGCTCATGCCAGCACAAATATGTGCTTCGAGAAAGCACAAAGCAGTACGCAGCTTCAGTCGGAAATCGGTGGAAAAGTGTCGGGTGAAGTTGATATAAAAGTTGCGAAGGCAAAAGTTTCGGTGGAATATAATAAGCAAATCAACGAGCAAAAGGATAGACTATATGTATGGTGTCGCGATGCCCGCATCGTGAAGCTCTCCTACTTCGGTAATGACGTAAGTCTGACCGACCGAGATGTGTTGAAATGGTGTACGACCTCGTCGTTTCGTAAGTCAGTAAAGAACGATAAAGTAGAGGATATTGTGCGAAAATTCGGAACGCATGTGGTTACAAGTTCCTATTTAGGCGGTAAACTGGATTATTATTTCACTGTAAGCCAAGACATCAAAACGGAAATAGAGAAAGTGGTAACCACCATTAATGTTAAGATTTTGTTTTTCAAATCATCCTCCACAACGGTTGATGAAAAGACCTGGACAGAAATAAAAAAAGATTTCCAAGGGAACTTTGTCGTGACAGGTGGTGGTGATACAGGGACAATCCTCAATCGGCAGATGAAAGAGTACGCCTCCAAAGGAGAACCTCTTACTGACCCTACACTATTTGAAAAATGGTATTCGTGTTTTGAAAGCCCGCAGACAGCCAATGACACAGACCTTGCCATGGTGGATTTTACTGTAATCCCACTATGGAATATCGTAAGTAGAATGGATGCCAATAAAGGGGAAAAATTGAAAGACTATATTGTTAAAGTATATTTGAAATGA
- a CDS encoding MAC/perforin domain-containing protein codes for MTMNLSSCSKNDDESMSDKQESRLVINGNCDIHTLENMASASWRVAESPAWVTPVKTEGSADDKVKIYVESNSASLREGTVKIKYSNGKSRSIAVVQSANKSPSSLQRTYAAGWSFDVRTYMDLRGLKDQIFNAQKLLNYDTINPLYVIEDNQSTLIDYYYGESGSDLSDDMSGKLGINGKYNTFSLDLQASFGKSAISNSKRIFSRIRSRYQQCVVYLNQLDYSEVQSEDLFTVDFAAERKKVIDAGASDESIRNLIERYGTHLVVLANLGGCYDYFYSSVVENNNNSLNVEGAIKLGFSEKFKLQGDVNYKDDLKKLSSETIEKFTVKGGDAIMLSMAVEADTITETTTDKWLATLRDEKKYELLSFQLVPISKLFPLTEQIKINNYTERMYYSEIPVTRSANYLK; via the coding sequence ATGACTATGAATTTGTCATCTTGTTCAAAAAACGATGATGAATCCATGTCTGACAAACAAGAAAGTCGGCTTGTAATTAACGGAAACTGTGACATCCATACACTTGAGAACATGGCATCTGCCTCATGGCGTGTTGCTGAATCCCCTGCATGGGTAACTCCGGTGAAAACGGAAGGTTCTGCGGATGACAAAGTAAAGATATATGTGGAGAGTAACAGTGCTTCTTTGCGTGAGGGAACAGTCAAAATCAAATATTCCAACGGCAAAAGTCGTTCGATAGCAGTAGTACAGTCTGCCAATAAGAGCCCGTCATCACTTCAACGTACATATGCCGCAGGGTGGAGCTTTGATGTGAGAACCTATATGGATCTCCGAGGATTGAAAGACCAAATCTTCAATGCTCAGAAGCTACTAAATTACGATACGATAAATCCACTCTATGTGATAGAAGACAATCAATCTACTCTCATCGACTATTATTATGGTGAAAGCGGATCGGATTTATCAGACGACATGAGTGGGAAGTTGGGAATCAATGGCAAATACAATACGTTCAGCCTCGATCTTCAGGCATCCTTCGGTAAATCTGCCATCAGCAATTCAAAGAGAATATTTTCACGGATTAGGAGTCGATACCAGCAGTGTGTGGTATATCTTAACCAACTTGACTATTCCGAAGTCCAAAGCGAAGACCTATTTACTGTGGATTTTGCGGCTGAGCGCAAGAAAGTAATTGATGCCGGAGCTTCTGACGAATCTATACGTAATCTGATAGAACGCTACGGCACGCATTTAGTGGTTCTTGCTAATCTCGGTGGATGTTACGATTATTTCTACTCATCTGTTGTTGAAAACAATAACAACAGCCTGAATGTAGAGGGAGCCATCAAATTAGGATTTTCTGAAAAATTCAAGCTTCAAGGTGATGTGAATTATAAGGATGATTTGAAAAAACTCAGTAGTGAAACAATAGAGAAATTCACTGTTAAAGGTGGCGATGCCATCATGCTCTCCATGGCAGTGGAAGCCGACACCATCACCGAAACCACTACAGACAAGTGGCTTGCCACACTTCGAGACGAAAAAAAGTACGAGCTCTTGTCGTTCCAGTTAGTCCCCATCTCGAAACTTTTCCCTTTAACTGAACAAATAAAAATTAACAACTATACTGAAAGGATGTACTACAGTGAAATACCAGTAACACGTTCTGCCAACTATTTAAAGTAA
- a CDS encoding MAC/perforin domain-containing protein — protein sequence MLKKYNIILIFMAIMSMFISCKDDSLENTDPIPDKPSVLELKRLNAFYNIEVNGDQTWSVTESPEWAGPMNDVGEAGEKVCLFVETNGKDEDRSGIMTVEYGNGKKQEFTLHQLGKINDQDNGTILSSGDLNLTSGVGYTLDVFDVSSESKYCVKPQSPINFRKLVNALQKYGEADAMADEERYFSRTEHVTGNTSSAVSNQLSINAGIEVGVSAFKLSVEGGYDKKASGDDQFSYALQEIQHTVKSRHLRPGTLRYFAENGINVFQGDFNELVQTLSDNSFSDKESLYQMLLTEYGTHVITQGSLGGELKLSMQLKVTDNTSESDIHAALNLSSKVVNVNGNFEMSNQEKAIASNTTISLKTYGGNNVYTIAPGATFQSFQKTVRDKTKMEEWVSGIRKGDNLALIDVEVIPIYDLMPTAELRNALREYMVGTYQKERYSASDKDYKGPDLYILKGFNLTENTGMECKAYIPEIDVEVIACRTIIKELSESEYSTVIYSGEKGKVGRKRGFFVGSDTRKPCKFQWKNDGTFATEVFEKLDNGVITELYVDATGNITIYPKGVTSLYREVSFSDLTIDVTNWDNPVVTQNCTLTGETTHRIVLKKGLEVSFDNLHVVGGNLVCQGDNNIILTTGSNNIIDAQWEPNYSGISPGREGTLTISGTGALTIRSEYGAGIGAGDVPECGNIVIKNGNINIWSKNGSAIGTSKSGRSCGNIDIIGGTVIAKTTFPDAAAIGTCTQMEDNKCGNVFIGRNIERLTVQKGGLALEHIGKGEVYNSCGTVTIEDPSKIIKQ from the coding sequence ATGCTTAAAAAATATAATATCATACTGATATTCATGGCTATAATGTCCATGTTCATAAGTTGCAAAGACGATTCTTTGGAAAATACTGACCCTATACCCGATAAGCCTTCAGTCTTAGAACTGAAGCGTCTGAACGCTTTCTACAATATTGAGGTTAATGGAGACCAAACATGGTCTGTGACAGAAAGTCCAGAGTGGGCTGGTCCGATGAATGATGTCGGAGAGGCTGGCGAAAAGGTTTGTCTGTTTGTCGAAACCAATGGTAAGGATGAGGATCGAAGCGGCATCATGACCGTAGAATATGGCAATGGGAAAAAGCAAGAATTTACACTGCACCAGCTCGGCAAAATAAACGATCAGGATAATGGAACCATCTTGTCATCCGGTGATCTTAACCTAACTTCCGGTGTGGGCTACACCTTGGATGTGTTTGATGTAAGTAGCGAATCGAAATATTGTGTAAAGCCTCAAAGCCCGATTAACTTCCGAAAGCTGGTCAATGCACTCCAAAAATATGGCGAAGCCGATGCAATGGCCGATGAGGAACGATATTTTTCAAGGACGGAGCATGTCACGGGCAACACGAGCTCTGCTGTGTCAAACCAACTCTCCATCAACGCCGGTATTGAAGTAGGGGTCTCTGCTTTTAAATTGTCAGTTGAAGGCGGTTATGACAAGAAAGCGAGTGGCGATGACCAATTTTCGTATGCACTTCAAGAAATACAGCACACCGTAAAGTCACGACATCTACGCCCGGGCACATTGAGATATTTTGCCGAAAACGGCATTAACGTCTTTCAAGGTGACTTCAATGAACTCGTTCAAACTCTGTCGGACAACAGCTTTTCCGACAAGGAAAGCTTGTACCAAATGTTATTGACTGAATATGGTACGCACGTGATTACACAAGGCTCATTGGGAGGCGAATTGAAACTTTCCATGCAGTTGAAAGTAACCGATAATACCTCTGAAAGCGATATTCATGCCGCCCTCAATTTGAGCAGTAAGGTGGTCAATGTTAATGGCAATTTTGAGATGAGCAATCAAGAAAAAGCCATTGCTTCCAATACCACTATTTCATTGAAAACCTACGGAGGAAACAATGTCTATACGATTGCTCCGGGTGCTACCTTCCAATCATTCCAAAAAACAGTACGTGACAAAACGAAGATGGAAGAATGGGTATCCGGCATTCGTAAAGGAGATAATCTGGCACTTATTGATGTGGAAGTGATACCTATTTACGACTTGATGCCGACAGCAGAACTGCGTAATGCATTGCGTGAGTATATGGTAGGTACTTATCAGAAAGAACGGTATTCAGCATCGGATAAAGACTATAAAGGCCCCGACCTATATATACTCAAAGGCTTCAACTTAACAGAAAATACGGGAATGGAATGTAAAGCGTATATTCCGGAAATTGATGTGGAAGTGATTGCATGCCGTACTATAATAAAAGAACTCTCTGAATCGGAATACTCCACCGTAATCTACTCTGGCGAAAAAGGCAAAGTAGGCAGAAAGCGCGGATTCTTTGTGGGCAGCGATACACGCAAGCCTTGCAAATTCCAATGGAAAAATGACGGAACATTTGCTACTGAAGTATTTGAAAAACTTGATAACGGAGTCATTACCGAATTGTATGTGGATGCCACAGGAAATATCACCATATACCCCAAGGGTGTGACTTCTCTTTATCGAGAGGTCTCTTTCTCAGACTTGACTATTGATGTGACAAATTGGGATAATCCAGTAGTGACGCAAAACTGCACATTGACCGGAGAAACGACTCACAGAATAGTTTTGAAAAAAGGACTTGAGGTTTCCTTTGATAATTTACATGTCGTAGGAGGCAATTTGGTTTGTCAGGGAGATAATAACATTATTTTGACTACGGGATCAAATAACATTATAGATGCTCAGTGGGAACCTAATTACTCGGGTATCTCTCCCGGTCGTGAAGGAACACTCACTATCAGTGGCACTGGAGCACTTACCATTCGTTCAGAGTATGGTGCCGGTATTGGAGCCGGTGATGTACCGGAATGCGGAAACATTGTTATTAAAAATGGGAATATCAATATATGGTCAAAAAATGGATCTGCAATTGGAACCTCAAAAAGTGGTAGATCTTGTGGAAATATTGACATTATAGGAGGAACTGTAATTGCAAAAACCACCTTCCCTGATGCTGCTGCGATTGGAACATGTACTCAGATGGAAGACAATAAATGCGGAAATGTTTTTATCGGTCGTAACATTGAAAGACTAACTGTACAAAAGGGAGGTTTAGCCTTGGAACATATAGGAAAAGGCGAAGTGTACAATAGTTGTGGTACGGTTACAATAGAAGATCCATCTAAGATTATCAAGCAATGA